The Odocoileus virginianus isolate 20LAN1187 ecotype Illinois chromosome 13, Ovbor_1.2, whole genome shotgun sequence genome includes the window GGTCTTATGGCTGCCATTTGTGACCTCCAACTGGCAGCCTCCAGTTTCTCTCTGCCCTGTTGGTCCTCTGTGAGGATGGGGTAGCGTCATCCTGGGGCCACAGGGACTAACCCTCCACACAATTCTAATTAAGCTTTTTGGCACTTGGTTTCATTAGCATATGAATACAGTAGGGAATCAGGGCAACCACAGTCAGTGGGATGGACGCACTTTTACAGAAAGACAGCACATAAAACAAATACTCGGTGTCAGTGGGGATCTTGATGAAATGGTAGAGCTGCAGGGTGGTCAACGAGGCCAGGGCACAGAGCAGCCGGAAGCTCAGCCTGCAGCCGTTTTCTCCTCTACAGCTTTTGAGGAACATCTCTGAGTGAATCGCAAAGCCCAAGCCGAAGAGGACCCCGAGGTTTCTCACAAGTCCGGCAAAAGGCGTGGTGTCAATGTGGATCCAGTCGGGGTTGGCGCACCATTTCTTGGCTACGGGCACGGACCACAGCAGGTCGATGTCAAGAAGTCTGAGAAGCAGGTAAAAGCCAAGGGCAAACAGGAAGAGGAACAGATTGGTCTTCAGGTATGCGCTCAGGCTGGCTGCTTGGATACCTGGAGTGTATTCAAAGACCGCCGCTACCAGGACGCCTGGGGATTGGAAAGCGACAGTGAACAGAACTGTGTGCCTTTGAGATTCTCAGGAATCATTCCTCTCCGAATTAAAGAATTTAGCCATAGTTTTCAGTGATAAAGGGCTGTAGAAACCTAGGTTCTATCCATTTTCCAAAGCCTGTTTTTTAAAGGCAGTAACTGAAACCTCACTTTTCCCATGGTCTTTTACCCATCCACATTAGCACAGGGGGGGATCTTTCAGGAGTCCAGGGCACTGCGTAACAACCCACTTTATAGGCAAAGCACTGATCTAGGTGCTTGCAATTAATATTTCAATTGCCACAGCCAGTTAATGTAGAGAGCCTTTGAAAGATATGTGGAGTTGAAGAGCGGAAACTCGATCATTGTGAATGCTGGTAGAAATGCAAAGCAACTGCTGAATGAGGCCCACAGTTAGGTGATAATCACTGCAGGTGCTTCCAAGAGAGTGGCATGGTGCGCAGGTTGGAAGGCCATCATTAAGTCTCCCAAACCAAGACACAAGCACACTGTCCTTCGTGGTGGTCCGGGAGTTGGACTCAGCACTAATCACACCTTAGAGAAGCCCAACCGTGTCGCTAAGAGGTTATGCGCTTACACTTTTGAGTGAGAATGTGCCATTGTCTGTATGGAGGATTTGAGAGATATGAAGAACCACTTAAGCTCCTAGGGCAGCAGTAAATATCAGTGGCTTGATAGAATTACCCGAGTTTGGGGAGCCAATTAGCAGGGAGAATCTGACAACATAAAGGACACTAACGCTTTCAATGATACAACAAAAGGTAAGTGATCATATTTACCACCAATTACTCCAAGAATAACTTGATGAGGAAAATGTGTTGCTATGAATACTCTGGAGATGCAGACACTGATTTGAATCAACCAAAAAAGACTCCAAAGAAATGACCAAGTCAGTCTACGATGGAAAAATAGAGACAagcataaaaagcaaagaaattgtaTCACTAATAAAAATGGGCGGGGGGTTGAAACCAGATGATCTTTGATAGAGGTATCTTCTAGCTGTGATGTAATATCATAATTCTAGAgggtctttccattttttttgcaCTCCATAGGATTTCAAATGTTTTAACAGATGTTTCTATATTTATCGATGCATTCAACTGAACAAGTGCTAGGCTATAttgtgaaattttaataaatgctgtAAAAAGAAACCAACTTGGCATCCTGATAATTATTCTAATGAAGGGAAATTCAAGTTTAGGGGAATTATTAATATCTACAGTGATCtagaataaattatatatatttttactccCTGTCATATGtgcttcctctttcctctctcaaCATCTCTTTGCTTGAAGAAAACTCACAGAAGAGGCAGCTGCCAATCTGATGAAAAGCATACAGGCATTCCAACAAGGGCAAGTTTTCACTGGGTTTAATTTCAAGACTCTCAAGCTCTCAAGAGTCCTGGTTCCTTGGTTTTTGACACgtagaaaataagaaacagaaagtgACCTATGGGTTATATATGTTGAATTAGAAGCTGTAGTATGCAgaaatcttataaaaatatttaagtccAAGCACTGttcatcattttaataaaaaatattagcaataatGAGTTCTAGGAATCCTTGATGGTTCTGAATGATTTGTCCCTGATAATTGGACTAACTTTTGGATATTGAAAAGTTAAGGAATAGAGAGAAACAAGACATTCAAAGAGAAAGTAAGCAGGGGTTATCCATATAGAAGAAGAATCAATAAGGGTGTGGTAATATTTAGATAAGTTGTGGGCACTCAGTACATTTTGATGGATCAACGAAATGATGCAGTTATAAGAATTAAAGAAGAGTCgagaatttcttttttagaagAAACAATTTTCCAGGTTTGAGAACTGGAGGAGAAAATTAACTACAGAAAAAAGGCAAGGCTTATCTATATTCCTACTTTGAAAAATTGTCTATGGATAGAAAATGCTAATGTTAAAAAATTACAACACGTTTTTACCATTGTTGTTTTGGATTGGATAATGAATACCTTAAGGCATACAGGTCACAGTCTCATTAGGATAAACTTTAAAGATGCCCAAATTCCTTTGgttatttgttttgtatattACCCAGTATTACTCTAAAAAGTGGAGTATGAGAAGAACCTTGGAAATTCTTTATTATAAAGAACTTCCATGTAATGGTGTATCTTATAGTATCTTTTATGCAATTAACTGAAGAACCTTATTTCAGACTGCCTAATAATTTATGATTAAAGTGATGCTCAAAGTTGTTTTAATGATAGTTAAAGTatatcaggaaagaaaagaagggaaaagtataaaaattttgaataatttaaagGTCTAGGCCTTTCAGAATGTTATGAATCTACTAACATTAAATCTACTAACATTAGAATTTAAGTTTGCTTCTGGATGTTTTAGATTAAAAGATTGCATAATATTTAAAGCTAGAATATATGTTATTTATGTCAAAATCATTAGTTAGTCAAAGAAAGCATAATTATACTAAAGTAACCAATGCATTCTAGGGGAATGAGGCTTCTCAAAAATTTCTGTTTAACCTTAAACTAAGGGAATATGCATGCAAAAATACTTCCTTATATAATTTTAGATGACTTATTTATGAACTACCAAAGTGAGTATAGTATTATGGAAACCCCAAAGgcacatttaaaaagtcattaatcAATTAAACATTTCCAACCCTGTAATGTGGTAATCACTGTGAGTTAATTAGGATATTAtcttaaagcaaaatattaatcTTCTATTCATTTTGCTATACTGGCTATGATAGAATTGAATAAGCacatttcaataattaaaaatacactaaacTGAATTTGTAAAAAGACTTTCTGTGTTTAAAACTGTCACGTTCCAGTGCTACAGAGATTGGAGCAAAGCTGACCTGTGCAGAGTGATAAGAGACTTATCCATCTGACTGATGGTATGGCTCAGGGCCGCTGTCACCATGACATACCAGACACATGATGAACCCATTGCATGGCCAGACGGACTTCCTGCAACAAGACAGTGGCAATGCATTTGGAAGGTGGTAAGTAGAGTACAACTATCGGAAATGGACAATAGAATAGCATATTAGCCATGAATATTGCAAATAACTCCGGAAAAAGCCATAGGACATAGGCTATTTGTAACACTTAGTAATgggtagaaataaagaaaattgagtcaAAATTGAGTCAAatactatttcaaaaaatttcccCGGGTTACTCAAGTTCATTGAAGTCCAGAAATCAAAATGTTCAAGTCTAATTCAGAACTCAGGCTGTTGCATCAAAAAATCTGCCACATCCTTAGTCAGTCTTCATATCTAATTGTTTTCAACTGATGATAAAATTGAAATACTTGGATTGAATCTTGAATCAGCTTATTTTCCTTGGGCTGAAAAGTCAAACATCTTAAAGCTATCACTGCTATGTCTCATTTACCAACTGACTGCTATGTACTAGCTACCCCTATGCCCATCTTGTGACTGGTTGCTGCACTAGGAGCCTTTGTCATTAAATGGAAAAGGGAAGCTACAAAGTGGCATCAATCCTGGCAGAATAAATCTGCAGACAGGAAGCCTTTCTACTCCCAGAATGTCTTTCCCATGTTgctagatctttttttaaaaaaatcactttattttgaTGTACTCCTTGAGTTTTTACCAAGTGGAGATGCATTGAGCTTAAACATCAGTCTCTTTTTGAAAAACACCAAGTTAAATAAAGACAAATCTACTACTTATGCATCTGTTTCtttcaaatcaattttttaaacagaaattttcACGGCTTTTTATATGTTTCATGAGTTGGAAAACTTCAAGGAGTGAATGTAAaatatagtatttctttttttcttttccagaaaatgtCTCATAAGACGGAGCATGTGCTGGGAAGTTCTGGGATAAACCAAAGTAGCATTTCAATTGTCCCAAatgctatccatccatccatcctgcattgttttaacaaagataaaatacataCCACCCCTGACATGATGGAATGCACAGTCTATTGGAGGAGTTAGATTTTAAATAACTAATAATAGTATAGTGTGATAAGTACTATAACAGATGGATGCCTACTTTttttgtagcaaaaaaaaaaaaaagatattccaagAACTTATTAGGAACTTACACATTCACTGTATTCAAGGTTAGTCTCAGGATATCAAATGCCAAGAATTTTAGGCTATGTAACAAATTGCGTGGAGGTACAATATAACACAAtcttacaaattaaaataatatgcaatttaccttatgtatatatatttaaaactttttataatcTTAAACTCAACTCTCATAGTAAAGATTTTATACTCATACAAAATCTTACTTATGAGGGAGTGGACCAAGAAGTCTACTTATATATatacaagagaaaaaacaaagtggAAAGAAATAACTCTAAGATTAGAGAGAATTTCGGCAGGCAATAGTAATACCAGGAAGTCCTTACCTTTCTTACAGAAACCCTGTCTATTGTCTCATTTATGTGATTCTCAGAAGATCTATAATAACATTGAAAGTTGCACAGCATCAGATAAATCAGCATTTCTggtattttaatatagttttttaaaaatttgttctaGTTAATTGAATTTAGTTTGTTTCTATATCAAACCATGaacttcttccaaaaaaaaaaaaaaatgccaagaatAAAATCATTTGGGGAATATTCTCTTAACTTATccttttacaaatttttaaaaaatgaaattttcctaCTCATAAAAGTTTTACCCTTTTCACTAGCAATTTTTGTTTATGAACTTTTAGCATCCTCACGCATGCAGTTTTCTTTAAAACCCTCTATGATACTGTGCAGTTATTAGGTTATAATTACGTACAATGGCTATCTGTTGGAATATCTTTAGTAACCTGAGGCTGCTTTAATAGCTTACCTGGACCTGTTTCACATGTAGTAGGGAACTGTTCAAGGCATGGACTTGAGTGATTTGGGTAGATCTGAGTTTCTTGGACCCACCAGTAAGGCCGATGACCAAATAATATCctgtatttaaagaaatataaatatgcata containing:
- the G6PC2 gene encoding glucose-6-phosphatase 2, which codes for MDFLHRNGVLVIQHLQKDYRAYYSFLNFMSNVGDPRNIFSIYFPLWFQLNQTVGTKMIWVAVIGDWFNLIFKWILFGHRPYWWVQETQIYPNHSSPCLEQFPTTCETGPGSPSGHAMGSSCVWYVMVTAALSHTISQMDKSLITLHRLTWSFLWSLFWLIQISVCISRVFIATHFPHQVILGVIGGVLVAAVFEYTPGIQAASLSAYLKTNLFLFLFALGFYLLLRLLDIDLLWSVPVAKKWCANPDWIHIDTTPFAGLVRNLGVLFGLGFAIHSEMFLKSCRGENGCRLSFRLLCALASLTTLQLYHFIKIPTDTEYLFYVLSFCKSASIPLTVVALIPYCIHMLMKPSAKKLN